The Aquila chrysaetos chrysaetos chromosome 16, bAquChr1.4, whole genome shotgun sequence genome has a segment encoding these proteins:
- the RASSF10 gene encoding ras association domain-containing protein 10 has product MEPEERKISVWICQEEKLISGLSRRTTCSDVVRVLLEDSHHRRQRPAPPEPGGGMLSGPPHSYCIVEKWRGFERILPNKTKILRLWVAWGDEQENVRFVLVRSEASLPNAGPRSAEARVVLSKERPGHGLGAARASLALTQERQRRVVRKAFRKLAKINKKRQQPLAREASSAERMETLVHLVLSQDHTIRQQIQRLRELDREIDRYEAKIHLDRMKRHGVNYVQDTYLVGAGAGEREPEPGREPGGAARPAAGRPEEDYARKCEEVLRLQEQRAQQEELLEHLAAEIQEELNERWMKRRREELELALAAAPGLAETDCDTTELSGGGEGELHLEHERVKTQLSTSLYIGLKLSTDLEAVKTDLDCTQRAWEDKERELQRLLETLGTLDVAEAPAEPRGAAGGGRPAAAAAAGGSGAAGWVEQARALRKDRADNDEDSDTGLSSMHSQDSDSVPVCESLV; this is encoded by the coding sequence ATGGAGCCCGAGGAGCGGAAGATCTCGGTGTGGATCTGCCAGGAGGAGAAGCTGATCTCCGGGCTCTCCCGGCGGACCACCTGCTCGGACGTGGTgcgggtgctgctggaggacaGCCACCaccggcggcagcggccggcGCCGCCCGAGCCCGGCGGCGGGATGCTGTCGGGGCCGCCGCACTCCTACTGCATCGTGGAGAAGTGGCGCGGCTTCGAGCGGATCCTGCCCAACAAGACGAAGATCCTGCGGCTCTGGGTGGCGTGGGGCGACGAGCAGGAGAACGTGCGCTTCGTGCTGGTGCGCAGCGAGGCCTCGCTGCCCAACGCGGGGCCGCGCAGCGCCGAGGCGCGGGTGGTGCTCAGCAAGGAGCGCCCCGGCCACGGCCTGGGGGCGGCCCGCGCCAGCCTGGCGCTCACGCAGGAGCGGCAGCGGCGGGTGGTGCGGAAAGCCTTCCGCAAGCTGGCCAAGATCAACAAGAAGCGGCAGCAGCCGCTGGCCCGGGAGGCCTCGTCGGCGGAGAGGATGGAGACGCTGGTGCACCTGGTGCTCTCGCAGGACCACACCATCCGGCAGCAGATCCAGCGGCTCCGCGAGCTGGACCGGGAGATCGACCGCTACGAGGCCAAGATCCACCTGGACCGCATGAAGCGGCACGGCGTCAACTACGTGCAGGACACCTACCTGGTGGGGGCCGGCGCCGGGGAGcgggagccggagccgggccgggagccgggcggggcggcgcggcccgccgccggccgccccgaGGAGGACTACGCCAGGAAGTGCGAGGAGGTGCTGCGGCTGCAGGAGCAGCGGGcgcagcaggaggagctgctggagcaccTGGCCGCCGAGATCCAGGAGGAGCTCAACGAGCGCTGGATGaagcggcggcgggaggagctggagctggcGCTGGCGGCGGCGCCCGGCCTGGCCGAGACGGACTGCGACACCACGGAGCtgagcggcggcggcgagggcgAGCTGCACCTGGAGCACGAGCGGGTGAAGACCCAGCTCAGCACCAGCCTCTACATCGGCCTCAAGCTGAGCACGGACCTGGAGGCCGTCAAAACCGACCTGGACTGCACGCAGCGGGCGTGGGAGGACAAGGAGCGGGAGCTGCAGCGCCTGCTGGAGACGCTGGGCACCCTGGACGTGGCGGAGGCGCCGGCGGAgccgcgcggggcggcgggcggggggcggccggccgcggcggcggcggcgggggggagcggcgCGGCCGGCTGGGTGGAGCAGGCGCGGGCGCTGCGCAAGGACCGCGCCGACAACGACGAGGACTCGGACACGGGGCTGAGCTCCATGCACAGCCAGGACTCGGACTCGGTGCCCGTCTGCGAGTCCCTCGTCtag